The region AGGCGTGATTGCATACTGGCTGTCACGCTTGTTGTGGGGTAGTCGGGCGTCGGGGGATCGACGAAACTGACGTTGCTGTGCGTAGATCGAGGCGGACCTCGCGCGGCTTGCTAATCACGAGAGCCTTTTTCGAAACAGATTTGCACATGAGATACGCATTTCGGCTAGCTGAGCTGCTGGGCCACACCCCTGACCGTCGCAAACGTCCGGGAACGATTAAATCGATCGTCGAACACACCGGACTGGATCGCCATCAGGTTGCTTCGCTTTTGAAAAACGAAGCCAAATACATTCCACTCGATGCGTTGTCACGCCTGTGCGATTACTTGATCGATCAAGGTCACGCGACCGCCGAACAATTGCCCGGTGCCTTGTTCGCGGTCAACCCCGAGAACTTTTGGGAGCTGATCGCCCGTCGCAATGAAATCGAGATCATCGTTGGCGTTCGTGCGACCGACGCCAACGCGACCCCCGAAGGCGCCTCGGTTGTCGCTAGCGATTCGGTTCTGGTCGGTGAAGTCCTGAGTGGTGTTTCGACTCTCGGCGGAGTTGCCAAGCACAAGGAAACCGAGCCTGGCGAAGAAAAACGCGAAGTCCCGATGCCGGATCGATTCCAACAAACCCTGGTTTGGAGCCCCGGCCAAGTCGAACCACAAGATGTTCGCCGTCGTGCCGAAGAAGTGTTCGACGGATTTGTTGATGCCACCGGCGATCGCGGCATGATTTGCGTCGGCAGTATCAAAAGTAATCCGGTGGTCGAGCTGCTATTCTCGGACGTGTTTGGATTCACACCGTTTGTGACCGAAGACGACGTCGACGATGTCCAGGCTCGCTCGTGCCCGTTCTTCTTGCGTTATCGCGATACCGACCCAAAGCCGGACAGCGCTTCGGCGGGAACCCGGTTGAGCAAGAACGAAGACGCCCCCGAACCAGGGTTCTATTACGAAAAAGACGACGGAACCTGGGAATTCGCTGGCGGTAAAAACAAAGACACCGCAATGGTGTTCTACATTTACCGAGAAGCCCTCGGGCGCCTCGATATGGTGCTCAGCGGTTTCTCCGGTCGCGCCACCCGTTTGTTGGCAAAGACCCTTGCCATTCGCGGTGAAGAATTTTGGCCGCCGGTCTACGAAAGAGGCGGTGACATCATCGGCGCCTATTTGGTGACGTACGAACAACCCGAAGACACGCAAGGTCGTGACGACGCGTTGTTCAATCCCAGCGGGCCGGCCGAAATCATGCCGCTACCGACCGAAGCGATCGCGCGACGAATGGCTCGCCGATAACGCCTCCGCCACTGCTAGGTGCCACTGTTTGCGATGGGAAAACGCCAAAGCCAACCGAAGAACCTGACCGCTGCCGAACAGGCCGATAAATTTGACCTCTATCAACGGTCGGTGCAAACACCCGAGCACGAGGTCGAGTTCTTCGAACAGGCATATCGCGAAGCCTACAATCGCAAACCCATTACCCTTCGCGAGGATTTCTGTGGCACCTTTGCGGTCTGCTGCGAATGGGCGAAATCCAGCAAACGACGAACCGCGATCGGTGTCGACCTGTGCAGCGAAACGCTGCAGTGGGGCAGAGACCATAACTTGGCACTGTTGACTTCCGAGCAACAACAGCGAGTCCGACTACTCGAACAAGACGTTCGCGATGGCAACACCGAACCGGTCGATGTACTCGCCGCCCAAAATTTTTCGTTTTGGATCTTCAAGACACGGCGCGAGGTGATTGAGTACTTCAAGACCGCCCGTTCACACCTCGCCGAACGCGGCATCATGGTGATGGACATGATGGGCGGTGGTGAATGTTACACCGAACGACACACCGACAAGCGAACAATCAAGAAAGGCAAAAAGGGCTTTGCCTATCACTGGACCCAGGAATCTTTCAATCCGATCACGGCCGATGCGTCGTTTTCGATCTCATTCAAATTTCCCGACGGTAGTAAGCTCAAACGAGCTTTTGAATACCACTGGCGGTTCTGGACGATCCCCGAAGTCCGTGAGATGCTGGCGGAAGCCGGCTTCCGCGAAACTCAAGTCTACTGGGAACGCGAAAACGAAGAAGACCCTGAGCTCGACGGCGGCTGGTATCGCTGCGGCGCCGCCGACAGCGATCCCAGCTGGATCTGCTACATCGTCGCGATCAAATAACTTTCAGCGTTCAATCGATCTCGAAAGCCGCCGCGACGTTCAAAAAATTACTCGGCCGACGCGAGATTAAAGTCGCCCGAAAGGTCACGCCACACACAGTGGATATGGTTTGCCGGGTTGCCAGCCGCATCGGGTTGCGTATTGACGAACTCGATCAGGAAACGCTTGCCGCGAACCCGGTAGTAGTGCCCGATGCCAGGCTCAGTCGGGCCGGCCCATGCGAAGTGAACGTTGTCCCAGCCATCTTCTTCGATAATGCTTTCTCGCTCACTCGCGATCGGCCCGGCGACAACGTTAACATAGGTCATCACGAGCTTTTTAAGCGTTGCCTTGGCATCGTCGCCGAGTGCCGCATAGGCGACACCTTCCGGTTCCCCCACCTTGGCTTGTGGCTCGCCGGCAAATCGAATCTCTGCCGGTGCATCTTGATTGATGATCGCCGCCTCTTTTGTTTCGCCCTCGAGTGAGTTAATCAGATCGAACGCGAGTTGTTCTTCGTCTTTCAGGATCCGAGTTCCTTTTCCGGGCAACAACTTGCCGGACAGTTCGGGAACCTCGTTCATCACCGTCGCCGGATTCGCGGCAAAGAACTGTGGGGTGCTATCGACCATCGCGCCGCCTTCGAAGCTGAAATTCATCGATAGGTGGTGACCTTCGAAACTAAGTCCCCAAGGACCTTTTTCACCTGGCGTTCCGAAGATGGTGACAAAGTACTTTTGCGGGTCACGCTCCCAACGCCGATCGTCGCCTTCGATTTCTCGCAGTAGGCCTTCCATCAGCATGATGCGGCTGGCTTTCGAATACCCAGCTTCGCTCAGCGCCGAGCGCAACAGACGCAATGCATCGACCCGCTGGGCTTCGTTCATGTCACGTAGCGCCAGTCCCTTCCGAGTGTCTTTCGGGATAAAGTGCCAATCCACGCGTTTGTCGCTGTCATAGTCCATCACCGCCTTGGATTTCTGATCGTCATCCAGCTGGCTGAGAAACTGGTTGGCATAGGTCGCGACTTGGGTGCCGGTGTCGTCGGCCGTTTTTAGTCCGATCGCGACCAGACAAACAACGGCAAACAGGGCTGCGGTCAAACGCATCGTGGGAGGCTCGCTGGGTGGGAATGGGAAAGGTGGGTTGATCCGAGTGGATCATGCATCACGAAACCGATGATTTTACACGTTTCACCGTCGGCCGTCGTCCGGTCGGCCTATGGAATCAACGAGATTGCCGCTGGGTAGAATCGGAAGCCATGAATTCCCAACTTTCCAGTCGGATTCGATTTTCATGGTCGTCCGTGTTCAGTTTTCGCCCATTGCGTTCGGCGGTTGGACCATAATGGGTTCCCGCGTTCTACGCCTTTTGCGACGAATGCGAAACGCTATTTTCTAACCATGAGCACGATACCACATCAAACTATCCATCCGCTGCAAGCCGACTTTTTTGATCGGATGGGTGGCTTTCAGCAATTTCAGCAGCTCTTTGCGCACCTTCCGGATGTCTATTTCTTTTTCAAAGACACGAACAGCCGGATGATGGGCGCTAGCAACGCGATCCTGAAACGCCTGGGCGTCGATAAAGAAGAGGAAGTCATCGGCACGACCGATTTCGACCATTTCCCGGCGCAATTAGCGCAAGAGTTTATTCGCGATGATCAATCGGTGATGCGTACCGGTCGCCCGCTGATCAACCGCGTCGAGATCTGGTACACCGAACAACGATTGCTGGATTGGTTTGTAACGACCAAGCTACCGGTCTACGGCCGTGACGGGTCGGTCATCGGGGTGATGGGGACCGTTCGCGATTACAGCGGTGCCAAGGAAGAGATCAAAGCTTACTCGGAAGTCGACGATATCCTGAATTTCATTCATAACAACTTGGATCGAAAAATCGGTGTCACCGAACTCGCCCAAATCGCCGGCATCTCGTCTCGCCAACTCCATCGCCGCTTCGTTCAACTGTTTGGCCTGAATGTTCAAGAGTTCTTGGCCAAGACCCGAATCAAGGCAGCCAGCGATGCGTTGATCCACACCGATTCGAGTGTCGGTGAAATCGCAGCCCGCTTTGGTTTTTGCGACCAAAGCGCCTTCACACAACAGTTCAAAAAGCACATCGGTGAAACTCCACTCCGTTATCGCAAACGACACCATAGCCTTCCCCGCATCTAAGCTGCCGATCCGAAAATCGGTGCACGCTATTTTGTGAGTCGTCAACGCTAGCCGCGGTCCCGCTTATCGACGTTTTCGGCAACGCATGCCCGGCCCTGACATTGATTCCCCGGTTTCCAGATAGGTTCAGTCCTCCTTCAATTAATCGATTCATCTATGTTGAAACCCATTGGCACCGTCGGTGCGTTATGCTTGATCGCACTTGTCAACTCGGTCGGTTCCTGTCAAGCCGATCGCCCCAACATCCTGATCGCGATCTCCGATGACCAGTCCTATCCACATGCAAGTGCGTACGGCGAACAGGCGATTTCGACCCCGGCGTTTGATCGAATTGCAAAGTCGGGCGTATTGTTCCGCAATGCATTCACGCCCGCCCCTGGCTGCAGTCCCATGCGAGCCGCCTTTTTAACCGGACGTGAAGTCTGGCAAATTCGCGAAGCCGGAACCCACGCCAGTTACTTTCCGACGGACCTTCCTGTTTACACCCAACAGCTTGAACAAGCCGGTTACCACGTCGGCATGACGGGAAAAGGCTGGTCGCCAGGGAAGGCTCTTGGATGGCCGCACAACCCCGCTGGTAAATCGTACAGCAAGCACAAGATGAAGTCGCCCAAAGGGATTTCGTCGAATGACTACGCGGCAAACTTTGATGCTTTCCTAGATGACAACGCAGATGGAAAACCGTTTTGCTTTTGGTACGGTGCGACCGAACCGCACCGAGTATTTGACAAAGGCATCGGGGCTCGCAATGGCATCGATCCGGCAACCGTTACCGTCCCCGGCTTCTTGCCTGACACCGATGAAGTCCGCCAAGACATCGCCGACTACCTGTATGAAATTCAGTGGTTTGACCAACACCTCCAGCGGATGCTTGACCGGCTGGAACAAGAAGGCCTACTTGGCAATACGCTGGTCGTCGTGACCAGCGATAACGGCATGTCATTCCCGCGGGCGAAAGCCAACCTTTACGAATACGGCATCCACATGCCACTGGCGATTGCCTGGCCACAACAGATTCCCGGTGGCCAAACTAACGATGATCTGGTCAGCCTGATTGACGTGACGAAAAGCCTCTTTAGTGCCGCCGGTGTCGCTGCGGACCAAGCCGATCAGCTTCCCGGGATCGACCTGCTCCCCAATCTTCGGAACGCCTCCGAAAAAAAGCCGCAACGCCGGTATGTCTACAGTGGCCGAGAACGTCACTCCTCGTCGCGATTTAATACGCTTGGCTATCCCTGCCGCTGTGTTCGATCAAACAGCTATCTCTACATCCGAAACTTCACGCCACAGCGATACCCGGCCGGGGCGCCGCAAAAGTACGCGAGTGCTATCTATGATGACGGCGGGAATTTGATCGACGGCAAGCTCGGTCCCGCGGAAGGCGGCTACCACGATATCGATGCTTGCCCGACACTTGATTTCATGATCGCTCACCAAGATGAAACCGTGGTCCGGCAACGACTTCAGGATGCCGTCGCACTGCGCCCCGCCGAAGAACTTTACGATGTTCGCGTGGACCCCGATTGCTTAAAAAATCTCATCGGCAATCCGGCGCACGCACAAACGCACCGCGAACTCTCCGATCAGTTGACAAAGTATCTGACCGAAACGGGTGACTTACGGGTGACCGACCCCGAAGCGGCACATGTATGGGAAACGTATCCGCGAATCAGCGGATTGCGATGGTTCCCCGTGCCCGCGTGGGCAAAGAACAATCCGAGCTTGATTCCGACACAACCATGGCTGGAGAAGAAACGCCCACGCTAAGCAGTTGAACACGAAAGATTCGGCTTAAGTCATTTCACTCTCCCACTGGGAGAGTCGGGCCTTCAGGCCCGGAGAGGGCACCCTCCCCGGCCGTTTGCTCGTCCGACCCTCCCGCAAGCGGGAAGGTGTTATCCAGATGTTTAAACCCAAAGACTCGTGTTTGCCTGCTTAACCCCAACACAATCCTTAACGCGGGCAGGGAAGACAGTTTCGTTCACCGACCAGCTATTTGCCACCGACGATTAAGAATGTGGGGTTGAGTGATTCGAAACGCACTCGGTCAAGCTGCTGCTGGCCGCGTGCGATGTTGATCATTCGCACCTCGGTTCGGAACTCGGCGGCTTCTAAAACCGACTGAACGGCAACCAAGTTGTCGGGGCTCGAGACACTGATCACGATCCGTCCGGTCTTCATTCGCTCGGCCGCGCCACGCACCAAATCGGGAACGATTCGGCCACTTCCGCCAACGAACACCGCGTGCGGGTCCGGCAGACTCGACCAAGCCGCGGGCGCTTGACCGTGTACGGGTACGAGCGAGGGAACATCAAAACGCTCGGCGTTCTGAAGCATCAAGTTGTAATCCTCGGCGTCCATTTCGATCGCAAAAACTTTGCCAGACGATGCGATCGATGCGGCTTCAATCGCCAATGCGCCACTTCCGGCACCGACGTCCCAGACGATTGAGTCCGGTCGAAGCTCCAATTCAGCCAAGGCCACGCAGCGAACCTCCGACGGCGTCAGCAATCCACGTTTGGGACGAGACTGCAAAAACACATCGTCAGGATTGCCGAACAGGCGCGTACGCTTTCCCGAGCTAGGCAAGTCAGCCGCACCGGTTCGCCGAACCAGCACCATCACGTTCAGTGGTGAAAAGTTTTGCCCCAAAAACGAACGCAAGTCGCCTCGCGTGACCGTTTCATGTGGTGTCCCCAAGTTCTCACAAACGTACGCGTGAAAATACTCGATCCGGCGATCGAGCAATGCTTCGGCAACCACCGATGGCGTGATCGATTCGGTCGTAAACAACCCGACCCGCTCTGCCGAACGAATCATGTCAACAACTCGATCGAGTGGCTGAACGGCAAGATTCGAAAGATAGGCGTCGTCCCAACTTTCCTTAACACGGGCGAACGCCAATTGCATCGAACTGACATGCGGTACGATCTCGAACCGATCTTTACCGACCGTTTCGGTCAAGTAATTCGCGATGCCATAAAACAACGGGTCACCGCTGGCGAGCAGTACGGTGGGCTTGTCGGGCAATCGTGAGATCGCTTGCTTCAACTCGTCCAGTCCACCATTACATTCGATTCGCTCGGCGGATAGCGATGAACCAATTCGTTCCAACAACATCGTAGAACCGATCACCACCTCGGCCGCTCCGAGCAGCGATTTGGCGTGTCCGGTCAGTCCATCTAATCCGTCATCGCCAATTCCGACAATATGAATCCGAGCGGTCACGCAATGTACTCCTGAAAACCATTGATCGCCGTCTGCGATCACGCCAATTGAAACCAGTCCCCACCAATCGATAGGAACTCTGTTATACGGCGGCAATGGTTGGCAACACAGGCGAGACGGCAAAAATAATGTCCGCGTTGATCAAGATTCATCTCAGTCGGTTCGTTTCAGCGGGGCTTCTTCCCAACCCGATGTATCGAGTTGGGAATCCCAAAAAACTCCTCGCCATAAAATCGTCAGCCGCCGTCATTGCGGCCCAATCGTGACTCAAGCTGAGCGGCTACTCCTGAAATCAAATCAAAACACAGGACTAAGACGACTTCAGCCCTTTGAGGATTTCTTCAACGGTTGCCCGACCACCGTGTGATTCACTGACCTTGTTCCACTTGACTCGCTGCCCCGGCCCGATCACATAGGTCGATGGGTAGGCGGTCTCCCGGGGAGCTTTCCATCGTAGCCCCCATTCGCTAACCATTTTCATGTCGGGGTCACGAACGAATAAGAAAGTATCGGGCACGCGTTTGGCTCCGATAAACTGGTCGGCATATTTGTCGAGCTCCGTTTCCGGTCCGGGATAAACTAAGACCACGCGATGCGGCTTGTCGCCCGTCGCAGCTGCGAGCGCCTTACGACGGTTCAACAAACTGCTGACTTGACGTTGGCATGCGGCGCACTGATAGCCTGGATAACCTCGTAAAACAACGACGACGACGGGTCCGTCCTCGGTCAACTTGGAAAGGGTTGCATAGGCGTCTTCGCCTTGGATGGGCAATTCAAAATCGGGAGCTTTATCACCAACCGCGACGGGCTCTTTTGCCGAGACCGAAGGGATTGACGCCAACGTCGCCGCCACTGCCAAACAGCCGATCAGCCCATTCAATTTCATCATCTCAAAATACCGATTTCAATAAGTAAAGATAGAAACGATCAAGCAGTCGATGAAAACCGCAAGGCTCGCGATAGCCCTGGCCGAATCCGGTGCTTCAGCTTGACTGCCGTCTAGCCGCATGACTCCCGCCACGGCAACCGGGGCTAGCGTCCGTCGTCTGATCAACACACCCGCCATTCGAATGAGAATAAGCACGTACGGTGCTCACCCACTAATCGACTACCGAGGCGTTTGCCAAGAAACGATAACTCTCCGCGATACTTTCCAGTGGTGCCGGTGATTGGTCTTGCTCGACATGGCATTCCAAAACACCAATTTCCTTCGCAAGTTGCATCACCGCGGGTATGTCAATTGTCCCGTCGCCGCATTCCTGAAAGGCATCCTTGGGCACGTTTCCTTCGTCATGAATCGTCGCAGTCCCATCCTTCAGATCCTTGAGATGGACCATCGTGATGCGTCCGGCCAACTTCTTCATCAGCGCGATCGGATCGTGACCACCGATTTTGACCCAAAAAACATCCAACTCAAAATCCATCAACTGCGGATCAAACCGTTCGATGAAAATGTCGTAGGCGTTTGTCTTTCCGCCATCCAGATCGCCAAATTCGAAAGAATGATTGTGATAAGCCATCCGCATACCGGCGTCACGTGTTTTCGCGGCTGCTTGGTTGGACCGATCTGCGATCGCCTTAATCTTGTCTGCCGTGTCACGCGACCCTTTGTCGATATAGCCGAATACGACATGCCGCAGGCCGATCCTCTCGGCCATTTCGATTGACTGTTCGACGTTCAAACCGGAATTATTTTCGGGCGAAGCGATACATCGCCAATTCAAGAAACCGCTATGAACGCGAAGGCCTTCCTCACGTGCCATGGCAGCCAATTGCAAAGCCTCCTCATCAATCGACATCAACTCGACCTGCTTGTAGCCCGCCGCGGCAATCGCCCGCAACGTCGCGCGAGGATCTTCGGCCATCTGGTCACGGACCGTGTATAGCTGCAAACCAAGACGATTCAGATACGGAAGTCCTGCCGCCGACTGAGCCGCCCAACCATGAACAGGTCGGGCCAGCCAGGCGGCCAAGCCTGTCGCCGCCGCAGCGGTGAGCCATTGTCGGCGGCTGAATGAATAGTCGTTTTCGATTCGATTCATACTGCAAATCAGAGTTACTTTTGGTTGCGCATCTCGCGCTGGCGACGGCTGTGGCGTTCCAGAATTCGCCTTTCAGCTCGGGTCAGACTCTCTTCACCCGACGCATGAATTTTAGCCAAAATCTTGTCGACTTCCTCTTCCTCTTTTCGAAGCTTTGAATCGGGATCGTGAATCTTTAGCCGCGAACGCCGGACCGATGTCCCAAAAGACTGCTGAAATCGAGATGGGTCAAGCCAAGCCAAATTCCAGCGTTTGGCATGATAGAGGTAGGCAAACGCAGCCCCCGCCAGGTGGACGGTGAACGCCGTTCCGCCACCCATTCGGTTAGGACCGCTGAGCATCTGCAATGACCCATAAACGTTCCAAACCAAGAATGCGACAACGATCCACATTGCCTTGATCTGAACGATACCGAACCAATTCAAATCGGCATGTGGGTCGAAACAAACAAAAAGGATTAACAGCGCCGACACCGCGCCACTTGCCCCGATGAATCGACCACTCGGATCACCGGCAACCCAGTAAGTCAATGCCCCAAGCGCTCCGGCAAAGACGACCGAAACTAAATAGAAACGAAGGAATTCCCAACGTCCCAACCGCATTTCAATTGCCCGTCCGAAGAAGAACAGGTTGAACATATTGAACAGGATGTGGAACGGACGCTCAATATCATGAACAAATCCGTAGCTAAGAAACTGATACCAATACCAGGGCTGAATCAACGACGTCCCGTAGCAAGCGAACCACTCGGCCATCACGCTCACTCGCGTTCCGTCAACGTTTTTCGTTGTCAGAATGTCCAGCACCCAGGCACCACAGGTCACCGCTAATACGATGATCGCCATGCTTTTCGGCTGCTGGGAGCGTTGATGACGTTCCCAAGGTGACATCTCGTCGTCGCGACCGTAGTCGCGTTCATACAGTCCCATTCGAGCCAACTAAATAAAGGATTGTTCATCGCGAAAGGAAGCTCTGGAGGCCCTGCCCACCCAGAGGACGCCGCAAACACCGCGGCCAGAAGACTCGCAAACACTGTGAAAACTCACTACGAATTGCCTTCTTTGGGTATCCTACCGGATTGCCAATCAACCGGTCGAGATTGGTTCGAAAGAGTCGACAAACCTCGCCGCCCCCCACAAGTGGTGTCAAATCGACAACACGAAGCCTAGTCTGGCGGTGACGGATCAGGTGGTGGGGTTCGCACCGTCACTACTTCGCTCCAGGTTCACCGACGACCTGAATGAATTGGCGCTTCTTTAGCCGCCCATAACGGTTCTCCCCGATCACCCAGACTTGCATCTTATCGGCTTTCTCTGTCACGCTTGCCGGGACCCTGACCTTGCCGACACGACGATCATCGTCGGTAACAAACACGTTGTGTTCGTCATACCCGCTCGATGAATTCTTAAAGTAAACAATCACCGCATCCATGTTATCGGTGTTTAACTTGATGTCCCAAGGCTGACCTCGCTTAAGTGGTTTCTCAGGAAGCTGAAAGTCAAGTTCAGAGACGGCGAATTCACATGCTTGGCTTCGCGACCCGTCAACCATTTCACAGTGAACGGTGTAGTCACCACACTGATCGAACGCCCGTTTCACGACACCTGTACCGGTCAGCTTGATCCTTTCCACCAGTGTTTGACCACGTT is a window of Roseiconus lacunae DNA encoding:
- a CDS encoding helix-turn-helix domain-containing protein, translated to MRYAFRLAELLGHTPDRRKRPGTIKSIVEHTGLDRHQVASLLKNEAKYIPLDALSRLCDYLIDQGHATAEQLPGALFAVNPENFWELIARRNEIEIIVGVRATDANATPEGASVVASDSVLVGEVLSGVSTLGGVAKHKETEPGEEKREVPMPDRFQQTLVWSPGQVEPQDVRRRAEEVFDGFVDATGDRGMICVGSIKSNPVVELLFSDVFGFTPFVTEDDVDDVQARSCPFFLRYRDTDPKPDSASAGTRLSKNEDAPEPGFYYEKDDGTWEFAGGKNKDTAMVFYIYREALGRLDMVLSGFSGRATRLLAKTLAIRGEEFWPPVYERGGDIIGAYLVTYEQPEDTQGRDDALFNPSGPAEIMPLPTEAIARRMARR
- a CDS encoding class I SAM-dependent methyltransferase; this encodes MGKRQSQPKNLTAAEQADKFDLYQRSVQTPEHEVEFFEQAYREAYNRKPITLREDFCGTFAVCCEWAKSSKRRTAIGVDLCSETLQWGRDHNLALLTSEQQQRVRLLEQDVRDGNTEPVDVLAAQNFSFWIFKTRREVIEYFKTARSHLAERGIMVMDMMGGGECYTERHTDKRTIKKGKKGFAYHWTQESFNPITADASFSISFKFPDGSKLKRAFEYHWRFWTIPEVREMLAEAGFRETQVYWERENEEDPELDGGWYRCGAADSDPSWICYIVAIK
- a CDS encoding DUF3500 domain-containing protein — protein: MRLTAALFAVVCLVAIGLKTADDTGTQVATYANQFLSQLDDDQKSKAVMDYDSDKRVDWHFIPKDTRKGLALRDMNEAQRVDALRLLRSALSEAGYSKASRIMLMEGLLREIEGDDRRWERDPQKYFVTIFGTPGEKGPWGLSFEGHHLSMNFSFEGGAMVDSTPQFFAANPATVMNEVPELSGKLLPGKGTRILKDEEQLAFDLINSLEGETKEAAIINQDAPAEIRFAGEPQAKVGEPEGVAYAALGDDAKATLKKLVMTYVNVVAGPIASERESIIEEDGWDNVHFAWAGPTEPGIGHYYRVRGKRFLIEFVNTQPDAAGNPANHIHCVWRDLSGDFNLASAE
- a CDS encoding AraC family transcriptional regulator, with protein sequence MSTIPHQTIHPLQADFFDRMGGFQQFQQLFAHLPDVYFFFKDTNSRMMGASNAILKRLGVDKEEEVIGTTDFDHFPAQLAQEFIRDDQSVMRTGRPLINRVEIWYTEQRLLDWFVTTKLPVYGRDGSVIGVMGTVRDYSGAKEEIKAYSEVDDILNFIHNNLDRKIGVTELAQIAGISSRQLHRRFVQLFGLNVQEFLAKTRIKAASDALIHTDSSVGEIAARFGFCDQSAFTQQFKKHIGETPLRYRKRHHSLPRI
- a CDS encoding sulfatase family protein; translation: MLKPIGTVGALCLIALVNSVGSCQADRPNILIAISDDQSYPHASAYGEQAISTPAFDRIAKSGVLFRNAFTPAPGCSPMRAAFLTGREVWQIREAGTHASYFPTDLPVYTQQLEQAGYHVGMTGKGWSPGKALGWPHNPAGKSYSKHKMKSPKGISSNDYAANFDAFLDDNADGKPFCFWYGATEPHRVFDKGIGARNGIDPATVTVPGFLPDTDEVRQDIADYLYEIQWFDQHLQRMLDRLEQEGLLGNTLVVVTSDNGMSFPRAKANLYEYGIHMPLAIAWPQQIPGGQTNDDLVSLIDVTKSLFSAAGVAADQADQLPGIDLLPNLRNASEKKPQRRYVYSGRERHSSSRFNTLGYPCRCVRSNSYLYIRNFTPQRYPAGAPQKYASAIYDDGGNLIDGKLGPAEGGYHDIDACPTLDFMIAHQDETVVRQRLQDAVALRPAEELYDVRVDPDCLKNLIGNPAHAQTHRELSDQLTKYLTETGDLRVTDPEAAHVWETYPRISGLRWFPVPAWAKNNPSLIPTQPWLEKKRPR
- the cbiE gene encoding precorrin-6y C5,15-methyltransferase (decarboxylating) subunit CbiE gives rise to the protein MTARIHIVGIGDDGLDGLTGHAKSLLGAAEVVIGSTMLLERIGSSLSAERIECNGGLDELKQAISRLPDKPTVLLASGDPLFYGIANYLTETVGKDRFEIVPHVSSMQLAFARVKESWDDAYLSNLAVQPLDRVVDMIRSAERVGLFTTESITPSVVAEALLDRRIEYFHAYVCENLGTPHETVTRGDLRSFLGQNFSPLNVMVLVRRTGAADLPSSGKRTRLFGNPDDVFLQSRPKRGLLTPSEVRCVALAELELRPDSIVWDVGAGSGALAIEAASIASSGKVFAIEMDAEDYNLMLQNAERFDVPSLVPVHGQAPAAWSSLPDPHAVFVGGSGRIVPDLVRGAAERMKTGRIVISVSSPDNLVAVQSVLEAAEFRTEVRMINIARGQQQLDRVRFESLNPTFLIVGGK
- a CDS encoding redoxin domain-containing protein, whose translation is MMKLNGLIGCLAVAATLASIPSVSAKEPVAVGDKAPDFELPIQGEDAYATLSKLTEDGPVVVVVLRGYPGYQCAACQRQVSSLLNRRKALAAATGDKPHRVVLVYPGPETELDKYADQFIGAKRVPDTFLFVRDPDMKMVSEWGLRWKAPRETAYPSTYVIGPGQRVKWNKVSESHGGRATVEEILKGLKSS
- a CDS encoding sugar phosphate isomerase/epimerase family protein, yielding MNRIENDYSFSRRQWLTAAAATGLAAWLARPVHGWAAQSAAGLPYLNRLGLQLYTVRDQMAEDPRATLRAIAAAGYKQVELMSIDEEALQLAAMAREEGLRVHSGFLNWRCIASPENNSGLNVEQSIEMAERIGLRHVVFGYIDKGSRDTADKIKAIADRSNQAAAKTRDAGMRMAYHNHSFEFGDLDGGKTNAYDIFIERFDPQLMDFELDVFWVKIGGHDPIALMKKLAGRITMVHLKDLKDGTATIHDEGNVPKDAFQECGDGTIDIPAVMQLAKEIGVLECHVEQDQSPAPLESIAESYRFLANASVVD
- a CDS encoding rhomboid family intramembrane serine protease, with the translated sequence MGLYERDYGRDDEMSPWERHQRSQQPKSMAIIVLAVTCGAWVLDILTTKNVDGTRVSVMAEWFACYGTSLIQPWYWYQFLSYGFVHDIERPFHILFNMFNLFFFGRAIEMRLGRWEFLRFYLVSVVFAGALGALTYWVAGDPSGRFIGASGAVSALLILFVCFDPHADLNWFGIVQIKAMWIVVAFLVWNVYGSLQMLSGPNRMGGGTAFTVHLAGAAFAYLYHAKRWNLAWLDPSRFQQSFGTSVRRSRLKIHDPDSKLRKEEEEVDKILAKIHASGEESLTRAERRILERHSRRQREMRNQK